In Cupriavidus basilensis, the following proteins share a genomic window:
- a CDS encoding DUF4279 domain-containing protein → MLTRMYASLCFYGDQFDPEALADTLGLSTYDYSRKGELRALGVVPHSVLKMTSRDEIEGFSADEHIMSLIEKISPMYQHIRVALGSDGYILCFLFCEGDIENVGVHVSPQTLRQLAAIDAALSIDTWAPAATLGPEDGDEDAPHHLRH, encoded by the coding sequence ATGCTAACCAGAATGTATGCGAGCCTTTGTTTCTATGGCGATCAATTCGATCCCGAGGCGCTTGCCGACACCCTAGGGCTCAGCACCTATGACTATTCTCGGAAAGGGGAACTCCGAGCGCTGGGCGTCGTTCCTCACTCGGTCCTGAAAATGACTTCCCGCGACGAGATCGAGGGATTTTCAGCGGATGAGCACATCATGTCGCTGATAGAGAAGATCTCCCCCATGTATCAGCACATCCGTGTGGCGCTCGGCAGCGATGGCTACATTCTGTGCTTTCTGTTCTGCGAGGGGGATATCGAAAACGTCGGCGTCCACGTCTCGCCGCAAACGCTCCGCCAATTGGCTGCGATCGACGCGGCGCTTTCCATCGACACCTGGGCGCCTGCGGCGACCCTAGGCCCCGAAGACGGCGACGAGGATGCGCCACATCACCTGCGCCATTGA
- a CDS encoding tautomerase yields the protein MPDDPHKRFAIWVVIEEAQAGLWTCGGVDMSSQVLPWLATVHVPAGVLDAPARALYVRLMHDAFQQAQPADDQRRLATSVKLHDVPDGTWGGNGDVWQLPRFAKVAGYGHLQHLADAA from the coding sequence ATGCCCGACGACCCGCACAAGCGCTTCGCAATCTGGGTCGTGATCGAAGAAGCGCAGGCCGGCCTGTGGACGTGCGGCGGCGTCGACATGTCATCGCAGGTGCTGCCCTGGCTCGCGACGGTCCATGTGCCCGCTGGCGTGCTGGATGCGCCGGCCAGGGCGTTGTACGTGCGGCTGATGCACGATGCCTTCCAGCAGGCACAGCCAGCCGACGACCAGCGGCGGCTGGCCACCTCGGTGAAGCTCCACGATGTGCCGGACGGCACCTGGGGGGGCAATGGGGATGTCTGGCAGTTGCCTCGCTTCGCGAAGGTGGCCGGCTACGGGCACCTGCAGCATCTGGCCGATGCGGCCTGA
- a CDS encoding dienelactone hydrolase family protein, whose product MVIRSMKEEDRLDDFTHRTITLDGVAKVVHVAGTGPAVIVMTEMPGISPHVARFARWVRDAGLTVYMPSLFGRDGAVPDAEAGAAVFRRACVSAEFRAFAANQSSPVTQWLRALAKQAHQECGGPGVGAIGMCFTGNFALSMMLEPAMLAPVICQPSLPLEDPGGIEMAPGELAAVRERLEREDLTVLAYRFEGDRFCRAERFAAYAEALGERFVGRALPDSAANPDAPAFFAQHVPCPHSVVTVHLIDEAGEPTVAARDEILSFFVQRLGEARRSPNLKPATP is encoded by the coding sequence ATGGTGATACGCAGCATGAAGGAAGAAGACCGCCTTGACGATTTCACGCACCGCACGATCACGCTCGACGGCGTGGCCAAGGTGGTCCACGTGGCCGGCACAGGGCCAGCCGTGATCGTCATGACGGAGATGCCGGGCATCAGCCCGCACGTCGCACGCTTTGCCCGGTGGGTACGCGATGCGGGCTTGACGGTCTACATGCCGTCGCTCTTCGGCCGCGACGGCGCCGTGCCGGACGCCGAGGCAGGTGCTGCGGTCTTTCGCCGCGCCTGCGTTAGCGCGGAGTTTCGCGCATTTGCTGCCAATCAATCGAGCCCGGTGACACAGTGGCTGAGGGCGCTGGCAAAGCAGGCGCACCAGGAGTGCGGCGGCCCCGGCGTCGGCGCCATCGGCATGTGTTTCACCGGCAACTTCGCACTGTCGATGATGCTGGAGCCGGCGATGCTCGCGCCGGTGATCTGCCAGCCTTCGTTGCCGTTGGAGGATCCGGGCGGCATCGAAATGGCGCCCGGGGAGCTCGCCGCGGTACGCGAGCGGCTCGAGCGGGAGGATCTCACGGTGCTGGCGTATCGATTTGAAGGCGATCGGTTTTGCAGGGCAGAACGCTTTGCCGCCTATGCCGAGGCCCTTGGCGAGCGGTTCGTGGGACGCGCGCTGCCAGACAGTGCCGCCAACCCCGATGCCCCTGCCTTCTTTGCCCAGCACGTGCCTTGCCCGCACAGCGTCGTCACCGTCCACCTGATTGACGAAGCTGGCGAACCGACAGTAGCCGCACGCGACGAAATCCTGTCCTTCTTTGTGCAGCGCCTTGGCGAGGCGCGCCGAAGCCCCAACCTCAAGCCGGCAACCCCTTAG